A region of Pontiella agarivorans DNA encodes the following proteins:
- a CDS encoding Na(+)-translocating NADH-quinone reductase subunit A has product MANFKIKKGFDVKVVGKPSANIEEYASQQLFTVYPSEFEGLKLRLKVKAGDTVKRGDVLFENKKNEKMVFRSPCAGTVKAINLGARRFPVEIQIEKDPQSQDRVTFETYTRDSVGQLSREQVADHLLNTGVWPLIKQRPFNKMADPDTAPKAVFINACNSAPFQADFSVVLKGDEEAFQTGINALAKLTEGKVHLCKSAGSDVPDFKNAESHTFAGKHPSGNTSVHINRISPILPHDTVYTVSAQDVILIGKTLLTGELPKTKIIALAGPAVKEEFRKYYKVEIAASLESLLNKAIEGDEVRLINGNILWGDKLKADTCVPFYGSEIFALEEDRSRHLMGWTMPGLFQYSAHRVNVSSFFGFSHDWKLGTSLHGSHRAMVVTGWLDKFQPLNIMTDFLMRAALAHDTDEMIQLGILETDPEDFALASFVDPHKTDICGIIKRGLEEIEEEGI; this is encoded by the coding sequence GTGGCTAACTTCAAAATTAAAAAAGGCTTCGATGTCAAAGTGGTCGGAAAACCGTCCGCCAACATCGAAGAATATGCGAGCCAGCAGCTTTTCACGGTCTACCCTTCCGAATTTGAAGGGCTGAAGCTTCGCCTTAAGGTTAAGGCAGGCGACACTGTGAAGCGCGGCGACGTATTGTTCGAAAACAAGAAAAACGAAAAGATGGTTTTTCGTTCACCCTGCGCCGGCACGGTCAAGGCAATCAATCTGGGCGCACGGCGCTTTCCGGTTGAAATCCAGATCGAAAAGGATCCGCAGAGCCAGGACCGTGTTACGTTCGAGACCTATACCCGCGACAGTGTGGGACAGCTCTCCCGCGAACAAGTGGCGGATCATCTGCTGAACACCGGCGTCTGGCCGTTGATCAAGCAGCGTCCCTTCAACAAGATGGCCGATCCGGACACAGCGCCGAAGGCGGTCTTCATCAATGCCTGCAACTCCGCACCGTTCCAAGCGGATTTCAGCGTTGTCCTTAAAGGAGACGAAGAGGCGTTCCAAACCGGCATTAATGCGTTGGCAAAGCTGACCGAAGGCAAAGTTCACCTTTGTAAATCGGCCGGCTCCGACGTACCGGACTTTAAAAATGCGGAAAGCCACACGTTTGCCGGCAAACATCCCTCCGGCAACACCAGCGTACACATCAACCGGATCAGCCCGATTCTGCCGCATGACACGGTTTATACCGTTTCAGCTCAGGATGTAATCCTGATCGGTAAAACCCTGCTGACCGGGGAGCTTCCGAAAACCAAGATTATCGCGCTTGCGGGCCCTGCGGTTAAGGAAGAGTTCCGCAAATATTATAAGGTGGAGATTGCTGCATCGCTGGAATCCTTGCTGAATAAAGCCATTGAGGGGGATGAAGTCCGCCTGATCAACGGAAATATTCTCTGGGGAGACAAACTGAAGGCCGATACGTGCGTGCCGTTCTACGGTTCGGAAATTTTCGCGCTCGAAGAAGACCGTTCGCGCCACCTGATGGGCTGGACGATGCCCGGCTTGTTTCAGTACAGCGCACACCGGGTGAATGTTTCTTCGTTCTTCGGATTTTCCCATGACTGGAAACTCGGCACCAGCCTGCACGGTTCGCACCGCGCCATGGTGGTTACCGGCTGGCTGGATAAATTCCAGCCGCTGAACATCATGACCGACTTTCTGATGCGTGCCGCTCTGGCTCATGACACCGATGAAATGATTCAGCTCGGTATCCTTGAAACCGATCCGGAAGATTTTGCACTGGCTTCCTTTGTTGACCCGCACAAGACCGACATCTGCGGTATCATCAAGCGCGGCCTGGAAGAGATCGAGGAGGAAGGAATTTAA
- the nqrF gene encoding NADH:ubiquinone reductase (Na(+)-transporting) subunit F — translation MENVTYIISSVVVFTLVIMTLVALLMIAAKKLVPQGLVKLNINEGNREVEVKPGSSLLSALATDKIFLPSACGGGGTCAMCKCKVLEGGGDLLPTEAGQVTKAEAKEGVRLACQLKVKEDMKLDIEPSILDIKKYECTVRSNDNVATFIKELVVELPKGEKLDFRAGGYIQIDVPAYKDLSYKNFDIADEYRSDWDKFNVWDNVASNDEPCFRAYSMANFPLEDDIIMLNIRIASPPPGSSYPPGICSSYVFDLKPGDKITISGPYGEFFAQETDREMCFIGGGAGMAPMRSHIYDQLKRIGTDRKLTFWYGGRSLTELFYVEEFRELEKQFPNFEFHIALSDPLPEDNWDGPTGFIHQVVLDNYLDQHEDPTEIEYYLCGPPIMLKCVKDMCHDLGVEPEMILADDFGI, via the coding sequence ATGGAAAACGTAACGTATATTATTTCAAGTGTCGTCGTCTTCACATTGGTGATCATGACGCTGGTCGCCCTGTTGATGATTGCGGCGAAGAAGCTGGTTCCGCAGGGTCTGGTTAAGCTCAACATCAACGAAGGCAACCGCGAGGTGGAAGTCAAGCCGGGGTCGTCCCTGCTGTCGGCTCTGGCCACCGACAAAATCTTCCTTCCGTCCGCCTGCGGCGGCGGCGGAACCTGCGCCATGTGTAAATGCAAGGTGCTCGAAGGCGGCGGAGACCTGCTGCCGACGGAAGCCGGTCAGGTCACCAAAGCCGAAGCCAAAGAAGGGGTTCGCCTCGCCTGCCAGCTCAAGGTCAAGGAAGACATGAAGCTCGATATTGAGCCGTCCATCCTCGACATTAAGAAGTACGAGTGCACCGTTCGCTCCAACGACAATGTGGCTACCTTTATTAAAGAGCTCGTCGTGGAACTGCCGAAAGGAGAAAAACTCGACTTCCGTGCGGGGGGCTACATTCAGATCGATGTCCCGGCTTACAAAGATCTTTCATACAAGAATTTTGATATCGCTGACGAATATCGCAGCGATTGGGATAAATTCAATGTATGGGACAATGTCGCCTCGAACGACGAGCCCTGCTTCCGGGCCTATTCGATGGCCAACTTCCCGCTGGAAGATGACATCATCATGCTCAACATCCGTATCGCGTCTCCGCCTCCGGGCTCGAGCTATCCGCCAGGCATCTGCTCCAGCTATGTGTTTGACCTGAAACCCGGAGACAAGATCACGATCTCGGGTCCGTACGGTGAGTTCTTCGCGCAGGAAACGGATCGCGAAATGTGCTTCATCGGCGGCGGTGCCGGTATGGCACCAATGCGTTCCCACATCTACGATCAGCTCAAACGCATCGGTACCGACCGTAAGCTCACCTTCTGGTACGGGGGCCGTTCGCTGACCGAGCTGTTCTATGTGGAAGAATTCCGGGAACTTGAAAAACAATTCCCTAACTTCGAATTCCACATCGCGCTCAGTGATCCGCTCCCTGAAGATAACTGGGACGGACCGACCGGATTCATCCATCAGGTTGTGCTCGATAACTACCTCGACCAGCATGAGGATCCGACCGAGATTGAATACTACCTCTGCGGACCGCCGATCATGCTCAAATGCGTGAAGGATATGTGCCACGACCTCGGTGTTGAACCCGAGATGATTCTGGCCGACGACTTCGGCATTTAA
- a CDS encoding NADH:ubiquinone reductase (Na(+)-transporting) subunit B yields the protein MKALFDFMDKNIAPLFEKGGKFERLYPLWEAGDTFNRTPGDVTPSAPHVRDSIDQKRLMIFVIYALIPCILFGIWNAGNQFNLANGIEATFGADMARGALMVLPIIFVSYAVGGIWEVLFAVIRRHEINEGFLVTGMLFPLTLAPTIPLWQVAVGISFGIVIGKEIFGGVGYNILNPALTARAFLFFAYPAQISGDKVWVGSLAESPSIVNSILGHSGEYVDGVTQATPLAVAAAAKGSGMAAVDALNHAGYTIQNLTVGNIPGSIGSTSAIAVLIGMGFLILTGIASWRVMLSGILGCGLMGLLFNVLPLDNEFAALPYYYHIAMGGFLFGIVFMATDPVSASATNTGKFIYGFLIGALTVLIRVANPAYPEGAMLAILFMNVMAPLVDHFVVQGHIKKRTAYARALNNA from the coding sequence ATGAAAGCCCTATTCGACTTTATGGATAAGAACATTGCTCCGCTTTTTGAAAAAGGCGGCAAGTTCGAGCGCCTCTATCCCCTGTGGGAAGCGGGCGACACCTTTAACCGCACGCCTGGCGATGTTACCCCGAGTGCTCCGCACGTTCGTGACTCCATCGATCAGAAACGGCTGATGATCTTCGTCATCTATGCCCTGATTCCGTGTATTCTTTTCGGAATCTGGAACGCGGGCAACCAGTTCAATCTGGCCAACGGCATTGAGGCAACATTCGGAGCTGATATGGCCCGCGGTGCACTGATGGTTCTTCCGATCATCTTTGTTTCGTACGCAGTCGGCGGCATCTGGGAAGTGCTCTTCGCGGTTATACGACGACACGAGATCAACGAAGGCTTCCTGGTCACCGGCATGCTGTTCCCGCTGACACTGGCCCCGACGATTCCACTCTGGCAGGTTGCTGTGGGTATCTCGTTCGGCATCGTAATCGGCAAGGAAATATTCGGCGGCGTGGGATACAATATCCTGAACCCGGCCCTGACCGCCCGTGCGTTCCTGTTCTTCGCCTATCCGGCGCAGATATCGGGCGACAAGGTCTGGGTCGGCTCACTCGCAGAATCCCCTTCCATCGTCAACTCCATCCTCGGTCACTCCGGTGAATATGTTGATGGGGTAACCCAGGCCACTCCGCTGGCAGTTGCTGCAGCAGCAAAAGGGAGCGGAATGGCGGCGGTCGATGCTTTGAACCATGCGGGATACACCATTCAGAACCTCACCGTCGGCAACATTCCGGGCTCAATCGGCTCCACGTCGGCGATTGCCGTTCTGATCGGTATGGGCTTCCTGATCCTGACCGGTATTGCCTCCTGGCGCGTTATGCTCAGCGGCATTCTGGGATGCGGTCTGATGGGCCTGCTTTTCAATGTACTGCCGCTCGATAACGAGTTTGCGGCCCTGCCCTACTATTACCATATTGCCATGGGCGGCTTCCTCTTCGGCATCGTATTCATGGCCACTGACCCGGTTTCGGCGTCAGCGACCAATACCGGCAAGTTCATCTACGGCTTCCTGATCGGAGCCCTGACCGTACTGATCCGCGTGGCCAATCCGGCCTATCCGGAAGGGGCCATGCTGGCTATCCTGTTCATGAACGTGATGGCTCCGCTGGTGGACCACTTTGTGGTTCAGGGACACATCAAAAAACGTACTGCTTATGCGAGGGCTTTGAACAATGCGTGA
- a CDS encoding polyprenyl synthetase family protein, protein MSTEKNQIELQLKQVQAAMLHCLKDTNLNRLIPDNKNILGSGKMLRSQLVLALGAANGIPEKELINAAAAVDMIHGASLLHDDVIDGGIIRRGAPTFWKKYGVNGAILFGDVLMFKALSLLVAVNRVDLLSELIDRTGEVCRSEVEQELILRGSPGTWEECELVGRYKTGSLFAFAAVAGGNREKEQTDALREAGYILGTAYQLADDVLDASGNEEISGKTLGTDDKRGKTTAITATKNAPEDPVAYLFQLLENALNLLKKWPEIHGAWDRFLKMTMVPVLEKHVNASVD, encoded by the coding sequence ATGTCTACAGAGAAAAACCAGATCGAATTGCAATTAAAACAGGTTCAGGCTGCCATGCTGCACTGCCTGAAGGACACCAATCTGAACCGCCTGATTCCGGATAACAAGAATATTCTCGGCAGCGGCAAAATGCTCCGATCGCAGCTGGTGCTGGCGCTGGGTGCGGCCAACGGGATTCCGGAAAAGGAACTGATCAACGCGGCGGCCGCTGTAGACATGATCCATGGGGCCAGCCTGCTGCATGACGATGTGATTGACGGCGGCATTATCCGCCGGGGTGCCCCGACCTTCTGGAAAAAATACGGGGTCAACGGTGCAATTCTGTTCGGCGATGTCCTGATGTTTAAAGCGTTGTCGCTTCTGGTGGCTGTAAACCGTGTGGATCTGCTGAGCGAGCTGATCGACCGCACGGGCGAAGTCTGCCGTTCCGAAGTCGAACAGGAACTGATCCTGCGCGGCTCACCGGGCACCTGGGAAGAATGCGAACTGGTCGGCCGTTATAAAACCGGCTCCCTTTTTGCGTTTGCGGCGGTGGCCGGCGGAAACCGGGAAAAAGAACAGACGGATGCGCTGCGCGAGGCGGGCTATATTCTGGGTACAGCCTATCAGCTGGCCGACGATGTTCTGGATGCCTCCGGAAACGAGGAAATTTCGGGAAAAACGCTCGGAACGGATGATAAACGCGGCAAAACCACGGCGATTACGGCCACGAAAAACGCTCCGGAAGATCCGGTTGCCTATCTCTTCCAGCTCTTGGAAAATGCCTTAAATCTGCTGAAAAAATGGCCTGAAATACATGGGGCATGGGATAGGTTTTTAAAGATGACCATGGTCCCTGTATTGGAAAAACACGTCAACGCATCCGTTGATTAG
- the nqrC gene encoding NADH:ubiquinone reductase (Na(+)-transporting) subunit C — translation MREDTRTLVFAAGTCLVVSLLLSVTAAALKPAQVANEKLDVKKNIIKAFGIDISDKAEWTPEKIEETFATFIADASSDDLLVYTWTDEGAEAPSKYAFPISGKGLWGDIYGYLALQDDLETIAGISFYKHVETPGLGAEIEKPWFQNDFKGKKLYEDNGTPTEFRVVKPGAEKDESAVDGISGATLTGKGVQAFIRKDAATYAEYFKSLKEDD, via the coding sequence ATGCGTGAAGATACTAGAACCTTGGTTTTTGCAGCGGGCACCTGCCTGGTTGTGAGCCTGTTGCTCTCCGTGACGGCCGCAGCACTCAAGCCGGCGCAGGTTGCAAATGAAAAGCTGGATGTGAAGAAAAACATCATCAAAGCATTCGGCATTGATATTTCCGATAAAGCGGAATGGACACCGGAGAAGATTGAAGAAACCTTCGCAACCTTCATTGCTGATGCCTCTTCCGACGACCTGCTGGTCTACACCTGGACGGACGAAGGCGCAGAGGCCCCTTCCAAATATGCCTTCCCGATTTCGGGCAAAGGGCTCTGGGGCGATATTTATGGGTACCTTGCTCTGCAGGATGACCTGGAAACGATCGCCGGTATCAGTTTCTACAAACACGTCGAGACCCCCGGTCTCGGTGCTGAAATTGAGAAGCCGTGGTTCCAGAACGACTTCAAGGGCAAAAAGCTCTATGAAGACAACGGAACCCCGACTGAATTCAGAGTGGTTAAGCCCGGCGCCGAAAAAGACGAGTCCGCGGTGGACGGCATCTCGGGCGCAACGCTGACCGGAAAAGGTGTACAGGCTTTCATTCGAAAGGATGCCGCCACGTATGCAGAATATTTCAAATCGCTTAAGGAGGACGACTAA
- a CDS encoding KamA family radical SAM protein: MSSKIFSNDWKWQIANRIASRAQLEEYINLTAGERAAFEGEIPLSFAVTPHYAGLIRKSEALRKTVIPTAAENRVGTGELADPLGEENHRATPHLIHTYPDKVLFLATTFCSTYCRYCTRSRMVGKPLAFDVSTFDETFRYIEEHTEIRDVLISGGDPLTMTDSVLEELLSRVRNIPHVRMVRIGSKVPVVLPQRITDELCSVLRKHRVWLSLHFIHADELSPETQSACRKLSDHGIGMVSQTVLLKGVNDDTPSLVNLFYGLLEINVKPYYLLQCDPVQGSEHFRTTVEKGIQLIQSLHGHICGLAVPQYVIDAPGGGGKVPILGKEQIRREGDDVVFLNYLGKEYRYPDPL, translated from the coding sequence ATGAGCAGTAAAATTTTTTCCAACGATTGGAAATGGCAGATCGCCAACCGCATCGCCTCCCGGGCACAGCTCGAGGAATATATCAACCTCACCGCCGGCGAGCGCGCCGCGTTCGAGGGTGAAATCCCGCTCTCTTTTGCTGTCACCCCGCACTACGCCGGGTTAATCCGCAAGAGCGAGGCCCTGAGAAAAACCGTTATACCCACTGCCGCCGAAAACCGGGTCGGTACCGGCGAGCTGGCCGATCCGCTGGGCGAGGAGAATCACCGCGCCACGCCGCACCTGATTCACACGTATCCTGATAAAGTGCTTTTTCTTGCCACCACGTTCTGTTCCACCTACTGCCGCTACTGCACCCGTTCCCGCATGGTCGGCAAACCTTTGGCATTTGATGTTTCCACCTTTGATGAAACCTTCCGGTATATTGAAGAGCACACCGAAATCCGCGATGTTCTGATTTCGGGCGGCGATCCGCTCACGATGACTGACTCGGTGCTTGAAGAACTGCTTTCCAGAGTTCGGAACATTCCGCATGTCCGGATGGTACGCATCGGCTCCAAAGTGCCCGTCGTTCTGCCGCAACGCATCACCGACGAACTTTGTTCCGTGCTTCGGAAACACCGTGTCTGGCTCAGCCTGCACTTTATTCATGCTGACGAGCTTTCGCCTGAAACACAGTCCGCCTGCCGAAAACTGTCCGACCACGGGATCGGAATGGTCAGTCAGACCGTTCTCTTAAAAGGGGTGAATGACGATACGCCATCGCTTGTTAATCTGTTTTACGGCCTGCTTGAAATCAACGTGAAACCCTATTACCTGTTGCAGTGCGACCCCGTCCAGGGTTCAGAGCATTTCCGCACCACGGTGGAAAAGGGGATCCAGCTCATCCAATCCCTGCACGGCCATATCTGCGGCCTAGCCGTCCCGCAATATGTCATTGATGCTCCCGGCGGC
- a CDS encoding NADH:ubiquinone reductase (Na(+)-transporting) subunit D: MASAAKKMLLDPFSDNNPITVQVLGICSALAVTVKLDTAIVMTLALTSVVTLSNLVISLLRNVIPAGIRMIVEMAVIASLVIIADQLLKAFLFDISKQLSVFVGLIITNCIVMGRAEAFALQNGPKESLLDGLGNGIGYGIILIAVAAIREFIGFGTLYNFPVLPENYMGNGLVLLAPGAFIILGLLIWLQRTITKYVEE, translated from the coding sequence ATGGCTTCCGCTGCTAAAAAAATGTTGCTGGATCCGTTTTCGGATAACAACCCGATTACCGTTCAGGTACTCGGCATCTGCTCCGCACTCGCGGTAACCGTCAAGCTCGACACCGCCATCGTGATGACGCTGGCATTGACCTCGGTTGTGACGCTCTCCAACCTGGTGATCTCGTTGCTGCGAAACGTTATCCCCGCCGGCATTCGAATGATTGTCGAAATGGCGGTGATTGCATCTCTGGTTATTATTGCCGACCAGTTGCTGAAAGCGTTTCTCTTTGATATCTCGAAACAGCTTTCGGTTTTTGTGGGCCTGATTATCACGAACTGTATCGTGATGGGACGCGCCGAAGCCTTCGCCCTGCAGAATGGACCGAAAGAGTCATTGCTCGACGGTCTCGGCAACGGCATCGGCTACGGCATCATCCTGATCGCGGTTGCGGCTATTCGCGAATTTATCGGCTTCGGTACCCTGTATAATTTCCCGGTTCTTCCGGAAAATTACATGGGCAACGGCCTGGTGCTGCTGGCACCGGGAGCATTTATCATCCTGGGCCTGCTCATCTGGCTGCAGCGCACCATTACCAAATATGTGGAGGAGTAA
- the nqrE gene encoding NADH:ubiquinone reductase (Na(+)-transporting) subunit E — MDLISLAVESIFIQNILLASFLGMCSFLACSKKVDTAIGLGFAVIFVLTITVPANWAIYTFLLKPGALAWAGLPDLDLSFLNFICFIATIASMVQLVEMILDKFFPALYHALGIFLPLITVNCAILGGSLFMVERSYGFAESVVYGASSGTGWLLAIAAMAAIRKKLRYSHLPDGLKGLGITMIMTGLMAMAFMCFAGISL; from the coding sequence ATGGATCTGATCAGTTTAGCTGTTGAATCAATCTTCATTCAAAACATCCTGTTGGCATCGTTCCTGGGGATGTGTTCCTTCCTCGCGTGTTCGAAGAAGGTCGATACGGCCATCGGTCTCGGTTTCGCGGTAATTTTCGTTCTGACGATTACCGTACCGGCCAACTGGGCCATCTATACCTTCCTGCTGAAGCCGGGCGCACTTGCCTGGGCGGGGCTTCCGGATCTGGACCTGAGCTTCCTGAACTTCATCTGCTTCATTGCAACGATCGCCTCCATGGTACAGCTCGTTGAGATGATTCTGGATAAGTTTTTCCCGGCGCTCTACCACGCACTGGGCATCTTCCTGCCGCTGATTACGGTAAACTGCGCCATCCTCGGGGGTTCGCTCTTTATGGTGGAACGCAGCTACGGGTTTGCGGAATCCGTCGTCTACGGCGCAAGCTCCGGCACCGGCTGGTTGCTGGCTATTGCGGCTATGGCAGCCATTCGTAAAAAACTGCGCTACTCCCATCTGCCGGACGGCCTCAAGGGACTGGGGATCACCATGATCATGACCGGCCTGATGGCGATGGCATTTATGTGCTTCGCGGGGATCAGCCTTTAA
- the ppk2 gene encoding polyphosphate kinase 2: protein MSDHKKRKKGYKKNGKLEREYYETELRRLQVELVKMQEWIKHKGLKVVVLFEGRDAAGKGGTIKRITECLNPRVCNVVAKGKPTEREEKQWYFQRYVPHLPAEGEMVLFDRSWYNCPVVDRVMGFVTEEEVKEFFIACPQFETMLIRANTYLVKYWFSVSDEEQERRFKDRMEDPTKRWKISPIDMKSRRKWVEYSKAKDEMFEKTDIPECPWWVVEADDKKKARLNCISHLLSQIPYEDITPEQIELPPRQDYGDYKRPPHSQQNFIPHIY from the coding sequence GTGTCTGATCATAAAAAACGGAAAAAAGGCTATAAGAAAAACGGAAAGCTTGAACGAGAATACTATGAAACTGAACTTCGGCGTCTTCAGGTTGAGCTGGTCAAAATGCAGGAATGGATCAAACATAAAGGCCTTAAAGTCGTGGTTCTGTTCGAAGGCCGCGATGCCGCAGGAAAAGGCGGCACCATCAAACGTATTACCGAATGCCTGAATCCCCGCGTCTGCAATGTGGTTGCAAAAGGGAAGCCGACCGAACGCGAAGAAAAACAATGGTATTTCCAGCGCTACGTTCCCCACCTGCCCGCCGAAGGCGAAATGGTCCTTTTCGACCGCTCATGGTACAACTGTCCTGTGGTCGACCGCGTGATGGGTTTTGTGACCGAAGAGGAGGTAAAGGAATTTTTCATTGCCTGCCCTCAATTTGAAACCATGCTCATCCGCGCCAATACCTATCTTGTCAAATACTGGTTTTCGGTCAGTGACGAGGAACAGGAGCGCCGCTTTAAAGACCGGATGGAGGATCCCACCAAACGTTGGAAAATCAGCCCCATCGATATGAAATCACGCCGGAAATGGGTGGAATATTCCAAGGCCAAAGATGAGATGTTCGAAAAAACCGATATTCCCGAATGCCCGTGGTGGGTGGTGGAAGCTGATGATAAAAAGAAAGCACGACTGAACTGCATATCCCACCTGCTCAGCCAGATTCCCTACGAGGATATCACCCCGGAACAGATCGAACTTCCTCCTCGGCAGGATTACGGCGACTACAAACGGCCGCCTCATTCCCAACAGAACTTCATTCCCCACATCTATTAA
- a CDS encoding SulP family inorganic anion transporter: protein MTKTNTLFKLKIERPRNVKNDLLSGLTVALALVPEAVAFSFVAKVDPVIGLYAAFMMGLITAIFGGRPGMISGATGAVAVIFAPLMIELAQPGILPEGVTKEGYLFAAVILMGIFQMLFGIFKLGKFIRMVPHPVMLGFVNGLAIIIFKSQFEMFYVGHGEDAHLLPGADLAFMGGMIALTMAISFFLPKLTKAVPATLAGIVVVTVLSLVFDKMGIHTSRNVLDFVQGMDPTKETIAAGFPTFGIPEVSFSWENLKLILPYSALAAAVGLIESLMTLTLVDEITETRGRGNKECIGQGLANLVNGFFGGMGGCAMIGQSMINIRGGGRGRLSGISAAMFLLLILLVAAPLVEIIPLAALVGVMFMVVIGTFEWSSLRLFGSVPKMDIFIIILVSVVTVLHDLAIAVLVGIIVSALAFAWEHGKKIHAKIDKAENGAKIYKLESALFFGSAQSFKDLFDPLNDPQDVVIDFEKARVYDHSAIEAINNITERYADQGKFLHLLNLSPECQELLDKAENIVELSVIEDLDWHIADDRLA, encoded by the coding sequence ATGACCAAAACCAACACGCTGTTCAAACTGAAGATCGAACGTCCGCGGAATGTAAAAAACGACCTGCTTTCCGGTCTGACTGTGGCTCTGGCTCTCGTACCCGAAGCAGTGGCCTTTTCGTTTGTGGCAAAGGTGGATCCGGTCATTGGTCTTTATGCCGCTTTTATGATGGGACTGATTACGGCGATCTTCGGCGGACGTCCGGGAATGATCTCCGGGGCGACCGGTGCGGTTGCCGTCATTTTCGCTCCGCTGATGATCGAGCTGGCTCAGCCGGGGATCCTGCCCGAAGGAGTGACCAAAGAGGGCTATCTTTTTGCCGCAGTGATCCTGATGGGGATATTTCAGATGCTGTTCGGAATATTTAAACTGGGTAAATTTATTCGTATGGTACCGCATCCGGTGATGCTGGGATTTGTAAACGGCCTGGCTATCATTATCTTTAAATCGCAGTTTGAAATGTTTTATGTCGGCCATGGTGAAGACGCACATCTGCTCCCGGGGGCCGATCTGGCCTTTATGGGCGGTATGATTGCTCTGACGATGGCCATCAGCTTTTTTCTGCCGAAACTCACCAAAGCCGTTCCGGCGACGCTGGCCGGCATTGTTGTGGTGACGGTTCTCTCTCTGGTCTTTGATAAAATGGGAATTCATACTTCACGCAATGTACTTGATTTTGTGCAGGGTATGGATCCGACCAAAGAAACCATTGCCGCCGGTTTTCCAACCTTCGGAATTCCGGAAGTTTCTTTTTCGTGGGAAAATCTTAAGCTGATTTTACCGTATTCCGCATTGGCGGCGGCTGTCGGTCTCATTGAATCGCTGATGACATTGACGCTGGTGGATGAAATTACCGAAACCCGCGGGCGGGGAAACAAAGAGTGTATCGGTCAGGGCCTCGCCAATCTGGTGAATGGATTTTTCGGGGGCATGGGCGGCTGCGCCATGATCGGCCAGAGTATGATCAATATCCGCGGTGGCGGCCGCGGGCGTCTTTCCGGTATTTCCGCGGCAATGTTTCTGCTGCTGATTCTGCTGGTAGCCGCACCGCTGGTGGAAATCATCCCGCTGGCTGCGCTGGTCGGCGTTATGTTCATGGTGGTTATCGGTACCTTCGAATGGTCGAGCCTGCGTCTGTTCGGCAGTGTGCCGAAAATGGACATTTTTATTATTATTCTCGTTTCCGTTGTCACCGTGCTGCACGACCTTGCGATTGCTGTACTCGTGGGCATCATTGTTTCCGCATTGGCATTTGCGTGGGAGCACGGGAAGAAAATCCATGCGAAAATCGACAAAGCGGAAAACGGGGCAAAAATCTATAAACTCGAAAGTGCACTGTTTTTCGGTTCGGCCCAGTCCTTTAAAGATCTGTTTGATCCGCTGAATGATCCGCAGGATGTGGTGATCGACTTTGAAAAAGCACGGGTGTACGACCATTCCGCCATCGAAGCGATCAATAATATTACTGAGCGTTATGCGGATCAGGGCAAATTTCTGCATCTGCTCAATCTGAGTCCGGAGTGTCAGGAACTGTTGGATAAAGCAGAAAACATTGTTGAACTCAGTGTCATCGAAGATCTCGATTGGCATATTGCCGACGACCGACTCGCCTAA